In one Oculatellaceae cyanobacterium genomic region, the following are encoded:
- a CDS encoding type II toxin-antitoxin system HicA family toxin, with protein MPKNIPSLKPKELIKLLEKGGCKFYREGKGDHRLYVREFKEQRRVVPIDMGAFINVTCLCIAYI; from the coding sequence ATGCCTAAAAATATACCTTCACTTAAACCAAAAGAACTAATAAAATTGCTGGAAAAAGGTGGATGCAAATTTTATAGAGAAGGGAAAGGAGACCATCGCTTATATGTGCGTGAGTTTAAAGAACAGCGTCGAGTAGTTCCTATAGATATGGGAGCATTCATAAATGTCACCTGCTTATGTATTGCGTATATTTAG